The following proteins are co-located in the Dermochelys coriacea isolate rDerCor1 chromosome 4, rDerCor1.pri.v4, whole genome shotgun sequence genome:
- the SMIM18 gene encoding small integral membrane protein 18 encodes MATFNTSYWNETTSLYQYLGFQVQKIYPFHDNWNTACFIILVIFIFTVVSLVALAFLYELLDCCCCVKNKTMKDLANESNPVRTMMDSFRKRETEVV; translated from the coding sequence ATGGCAACCTTCAACACCAGTTATTGGAACGAGACTACGTCCCTTTACCAATACCTTGGTTTTCAAGTGCAAAAGATTTACCCTTTCCATGATAACTGGAACACGGCCTGCTTTATTATTCTGGTTATATTTATCTTTACTGTAGTTTCTCTGGTGGCGTTGGCTTTCCTTTACGAGTTGCTTGACTGTTGCTGCTGtgtgaaaaataaaaccatgaaAGACCTAGCGAATGAATCCAACCCAGTTAGAACCATGATGGACAGCTtcagaaagagagaaacagaagTGGTATAG